A portion of the Perognathus longimembris pacificus isolate PPM17 chromosome 20, ASM2315922v1, whole genome shotgun sequence genome contains these proteins:
- the Paf1 gene encoding RNA polymerase II-associated factor 1 homolog produces the protein MAPTIQTQAQREDGHRPNSHRTLPERSGVVCRVKYCNSLPDIPFDPKFITYPFDQNRFVQYKATSLEKQHKHDLLTEPDLGVTIDLINPDTYRIDPNVLLDPADEKLLEEEIQAPTSSKRSQQHAKVVPWMRKTEYISTEFNRYGISNEKPEVKIGVSVKQQFTEEEIYKDRDSQITAIEKTFEDAQKSISQHYSKPRVTPVEVMPVFPDFKMWINPCAQVIFDSDPAPKDTSGAAALEMMSQAMIRGMMDEEGNQFVAYFLPVEETLKKRKRDQEEEMDYAPDDVYDYKIAREYNWNVKNKASKGYEENYFFIFREGDGVYYNELETRVRLSKRRAKAGVQSGTNALLVVKHRDMNEKELEAQEARKAQLENHEPEEEEEEEMEAEEKEAGGSDEEQEKGSSSEKEGSEDERSGSESDREEGDRDEASDKSGSGEEESSEDEARAARDKEEIFGSDADSEDDADSDEEDRPARGGSDNDSDSGSDGGGQRSRSPSRSRSASPFPSGSEHSAQDGSEAPASDSSEAESDSD, from the exons ATGGCGCCCACCATCCAGACGCAGGCCCAGCGGGAGGACGGCCACAG GCCCAATTCCCATCGGACTTTGCCTGAGAG GTCTGGAGTGGTCTGCCGAGTCAAGTACTGCAATAGCCTTCCTGACATCCCCTTTGACCCCAAGTTCATCACCTACCCCTTCGACCAGAACAG GTTTGTCCAATACAAGGCAACTTCCTTGGAGAAACAGCACAAACATGACCTCCTGACTGAGCCAGACCTGGGGGTCACCATCGACCTTATCAACCCCGATACCTACCGCATCGACCCCAATG TGCTCCTGGATCCAGCAgatgagaagcttctggaagaagAGATCCAGGCTCCTACCAGTTCGAAGAG ATCCCAGCAGCACGCCAAGGTGGTGCCATGGATGCGGAAGACAGAATACATCTCCACTGAGTTCAACCGCTATGGCATCTCCAATGAGAAGCCCGAGGTCAA GATTGGGGTTTCTGTGAAGCAGCAGTTCACAGAGGAAGAAATATATAAAGACAGGGATAGCCAGATCACTGCCATTGAGAAGACTTTTGAGGATGCCCAGAAATCG ATCTCCCAGCATTACAGCAAGCCCCGGGTGACACCAGTAGAGGTCATGCCTGTCTTCCCAGACTTTAAG ATGTGGATCAACCCCTGCGCTCAGGTCATCTTTGACTCTGACCCGGCCCCCAAAGACACAAGTGGTGCTGCTGCATTGGAGATGATGTCTCAGGCCATGATCAG GGGCATGATGGATGAGGAAGGGAACCAGTTTGTGGCCTATTTCCTGCCTGTGGAAGAGACACTGAAGAAGCGAAAGCGGGaccaggaggaggagatggactATGCTCCAGATGACGT GTATGACTACAAGATAGCTCGTGAGTACAACTGGAACGTGAAAAACAAGGCTAGCAAGGGCTACGAGGAAAACTACTTCTTCATCTTCCGGGAGGGCGATGGGGTGTACTACAACGAACTGGAGACCAG GGTCCGCCTCAGTAAACGCCGCGCCAAGGCTGGCGTCCAGTCAGGTACAAATGCTCTGCTTGTGGTCAAACACCGGGATATGAATGAGAAGGAATTAGAAGCTCAG GAGGCACGGAAGGCTCAGCTGGAAAACCACGagccagaggaggaagaggaggaggagatggaggctgaGGAGAAAGAAGCTGGGGGCTCAG ATGAGGAACAGGAGAAGGGCAGCAGCAGCGAGAAGGAGGGCAGCGAGGATGAGCGCTCTGGCAGCGAGAGTGACCGCGAGGAGGGCGACAGGGACGAGGCAAGCGATAAGAGTGGCAGTGGCGAGGAGGAGAGCAGTGAGGATGAAGCCCGGGCTGCCCGGGACAAAGAGGAGATCTTCGGCAGTGACGCAGATTCCGAGGATGATGCTGACTCCGACGAGGAGGACAGGCCTGCCCGTGGTGGCAGCGACAATGACTCAGACAGTGGCAGTGATGGCGGTGGCCAGAGGAGCCGCAGCCCGAGCCGCAGCCGCAGCGCCAGCCCCTTCCCCAGTGGCAGTGAGCACTCAGCCCAGGATGGCAGCGAAGCCCCGGCTTCCGATTCCAGTGAGGCGGAGAGTGACAGTGACTGA